From the Catharus ustulatus isolate bCatUst1 chromosome 2, bCatUst1.pri.v2, whole genome shotgun sequence genome, the window GCCAGGACTGACAGGAAGGGCAGAAACACTCCCGGGTTTTTCACACGGGTGgaaactgggagagactggAAATGGGCACCGCCTCGGGAAAGCCGCGGGGGAGCCGCTGGGTAGGACCCCGCCACCGCgggggttgggggggggggggggggggggcgtgCGCGCCGCAGGCCAATGAGAAGCGAGAAATTTGCATATGGcccgggcggcgcggcgggacCCGTTCGGCGGCGGCGGGAACCACCGGTCTcggcgcggagcggggcgggcgggcggcgccaGGCTGGGGACCAGCTGTGGAGACGGTCTGGGGAGAAAGCGGATCTCGCCCGGACCGCGGGGTGGGTCGGCTCGGATGGGGGCCTCGCACGGAGAGGCATCCGAccagtgatttcagctcttttaGAATTTGTCCAGCAGGTTTCCCGCTCTCGCGGGAAGCCGCTTCCCACAGAGCGGtacaaaggcagagcagagcggGGAGAGGCGGGGAGGCGCAGGCGCGCTCAGCCCGTGCTGGGCTTCGGCGCCCGTTGGCGGCTgtggggccggggtgtgcctgcCGCGCTCCATGGCGGCCTCCGCGCAGCCCGCGGTACTGGCGGCGCTGAGCGCGGAACAGGCGAAGGGTGAGTGCGGGAGGTTCCGTCTCCCGGGCGGGCTGCCGGCGTAGTGCCCGTGTCGCGTACCTGGATGCGGGAGGCCGGCGGACGGCTGAGTGCCCGTGTCCCGCAGCGGTGCTGGCGGAGGTGATCAAGGCGTTCGGGGCGCCCGAGAACGCGCAGCGCATGGAGGAGGCTCGGGACAATGCCTGCAATGACATGGGCAAGATGCTGCAGTTCCTTCTGCCCGTGGCCACCCAGATCCAGCAGG encodes:
- the C2H12orf57 gene encoding protein C10 isoform X1, which produces MAASAQPAVLAALSAEQAKAVLAEVIKAFGAPENAQRMEEARDNACNDMGKMLQFLLPVATQIQQDVIKAYGFTSDGEGVLKFARLIKSYESQDPEIASMSGKLKAMFLPPMALPPHGAGTGGVAAS